From Bacillus horti, one genomic window encodes:
- a CDS encoding DUF2626 family protein, which translates to MPRMYRVFAFWTAVIALLALIGHMPGMALLFFAQTAVFVALSFMNLTERGYIYIFAGYLVLFFVGFTYYTTFLM; encoded by the coding sequence ATGCCACGTATGTATCGAGTCTTTGCATTTTGGACTGCGGTCATTGCATTATTAGCACTTATTGGTCATATGCCAGGTATGGCTTTATTATTCTTTGCTCAGACAGCTGTTTTCGTTGCTCTTAGCTTCATGAACTTGACTGAGAGAGGATATATCTATATCTTTGCTGGGTATCTTGTTTTATTTTTTGTTGGATTTACATACTACACAACATTTTTAATGTAG
- a CDS encoding LCP family protein has product MEENRTVSRTRSKRRKLKQKKKKRLTIVGISFLIIFLGAITVFGFFYSKLDQLFAGISETKSSTGQSANAATLDPSLTPVDRNKDEPFAVAIMGTDGRAGGGGYNTDVLLVAVVDPNDKGITMLSIPRDTKAEIPGYSGYRKVNSAYAYGELKRASQERNGEMITETGPSLVKKTLSNLLDIPIDFHVQIGFDGFVDVVDAVDGVRVNVSRSMQYDDPIDGTHIRLEPGEQTLDGKNALDYVRHRLDNRGVSYYSSDFERNERQQEVIRAVIGKLLSIQGMTNLDNVIEAIADNVSTNFTSEQLMELTRSFVSLRTPQISSIETDAYWDSSQSYTIIPESNLIEIRQQLKELLHK; this is encoded by the coding sequence AACGGTTAGTCGGACTAGGAGTAAACGCAGGAAATTGAAGCAAAAGAAAAAAAAGAGATTAACGATAGTAGGCATCAGTTTTTTGATTATCTTTTTAGGGGCGATAACTGTTTTTGGCTTTTTCTATTCTAAGCTTGATCAGTTATTTGCAGGAATTTCTGAAACTAAATCATCAACGGGGCAATCAGCAAATGCAGCGACACTTGATCCATCCTTAACTCCTGTTGATCGAAACAAAGACGAGCCTTTTGCCGTTGCTATTATGGGTACAGATGGAAGAGCAGGCGGTGGAGGCTATAATACTGATGTTCTATTAGTTGCAGTAGTAGACCCTAATGACAAAGGAATCACTATGCTCTCTATCCCAAGAGACACTAAAGCTGAAATACCTGGATACTCTGGTTATCGTAAGGTTAACTCAGCTTATGCTTATGGAGAGTTAAAAAGAGCCTCACAGGAAAGAAATGGGGAGATGATTACAGAAACCGGTCCTTCGCTAGTGAAAAAAACATTATCAAACCTATTAGATATTCCTATAGATTTTCACGTACAAATAGGCTTTGACGGCTTTGTTGATGTTGTTGATGCTGTAGATGGTGTCAGAGTTAATGTTTCAAGATCCATGCAATATGATGACCCTATTGATGGTACGCATATTCGTTTAGAGCCAGGTGAGCAGACATTGGACGGAAAAAATGCCCTAGACTATGTCCGTCACCGCTTGGATAACCGTGGAGTAAGCTATTATTCCAGTGACTTTGAGCGAAATGAAAGACAGCAGGAGGTCATTCGAGCCGTTATCGGTAAGCTATTATCCATACAAGGTATGACGAATTTGGACAATGTGATTGAAGCGATTGCAGATAACGTTTCAACTAATTTCACCTCTGAGCAGTTGATGGAGCTGACAAGATCCTTTGTATCTTTAAGGACTCCACAAATCAGTTCTATTGAAACGGATGCTTATTGGGATTCAAGTCAATCCTATACGATCATCCCAGAAAGTAATCTTATTGAAATTCGTCAACAGCTTAAAGAATTGCTACATAAATAA
- a CDS encoding copper amine oxidase N-terminal domain-containing protein has protein sequence MKKFLPVFLALVLILAACSSTTPALTSVVLDQLEVSQSSYEAKSKIKIKTNLADHDSLGTMPKEMALILKVLEEGIVLDIKQQDLQNAYMKLGFENPATIKESVYWDSEQNPQLEIYTLGESMYFKTPIEDKFFHLDSEAGMNIQGVSQAEINSLNTFIFNAFTDYIEQFDYDLRDIDNKGKVQVSTPGSTKTVNHIQLNMNLEDVKDFISYTLGNLAEYDQLDSIALEYFNLLLSDFVAEEGYGLTDEEITEMVTELRTALREVKAAIDQFDEADIAEQLGFTPDLAIELNYYVTDDAELVKSEMKFDLTLEPTVGGEEPLHILIESEDVYWNVHGNVELPAFDRVDVYDLYELSSDYNELEQIQENSPVRQMIEPLLFPRTATIEIGSPIAMVNHDYVELDAVPYIENGNTMVPISIVTDIAYTEAAWDGENKVITFEFDGKVATVQAGSNVVFVDGTEYEMGVPIEIKNGVAFVPIRLVTKHLGATIYVYDETGLMDIYNEYE, from the coding sequence TTGAAGAAATTTTTACCGGTATTTTTAGCTTTAGTTCTTATTTTAGCTGCCTGTTCAAGCACAACTCCAGCGTTAACGTCTGTTGTTCTTGACCAATTAGAGGTGAGTCAGTCATCTTACGAAGCAAAATCAAAAATAAAAATAAAGACGAATCTTGCTGATCATGATTCTTTAGGAACAATGCCAAAAGAAATGGCCCTAATCTTAAAGGTTCTAGAGGAAGGGATAGTCCTCGATATTAAGCAACAGGATTTACAAAACGCGTATATGAAACTAGGATTTGAGAACCCAGCTACAATTAAAGAATCCGTATACTGGGATAGTGAGCAGAATCCACAGTTAGAAATCTATACACTTGGCGAGAGCATGTACTTCAAGACACCAATTGAGGATAAGTTCTTCCATTTAGATTCTGAAGCTGGAATGAATATACAAGGAGTTTCTCAAGCAGAGATTAATAGCTTAAACACTTTTATATTCAATGCTTTTACAGATTATATTGAGCAGTTTGATTATGACTTAAGAGATATCGACAACAAAGGAAAGGTTCAGGTTAGCACCCCTGGATCTACAAAGACTGTGAATCACATCCAATTAAATATGAATCTAGAGGATGTAAAGGACTTTATTTCCTACACTTTAGGAAACCTGGCTGAATATGATCAGCTAGACAGCATTGCCCTAGAATATTTCAATCTATTGCTTTCTGATTTTGTAGCTGAGGAAGGCTACGGCTTAACAGATGAAGAAATAACAGAAATGGTTACTGAGCTTAGAACAGCTCTTCGTGAAGTGAAAGCAGCCATCGATCAATTTGATGAAGCAGATATTGCTGAACAGCTAGGATTTACTCCAGACCTTGCTATAGAATTAAATTATTATGTAACAGATGATGCTGAATTAGTTAAAAGTGAAATGAAATTTGATCTTACGCTTGAGCCAACAGTAGGTGGAGAAGAACCACTTCATATTCTCATTGAATCAGAGGATGTGTATTGGAACGTCCATGGAAATGTTGAGCTACCAGCATTTGATCGTGTAGATGTTTATGATCTATATGAACTATCGTCAGATTATAACGAGTTGGAGCAAATTCAAGAGAACTCTCCAGTTCGTCAGATGATTGAGCCGCTTTTATTCCCAAGAACTGCCACAATAGAGATTGGTAGTCCGATAGCTATGGTTAACCATGACTATGTGGAATTAGATGCTGTTCCTTACATTGAGAATGGGAATACAATGGTTCCTATTTCCATCGTTACAGATATTGCTTACACAGAGGCAGCATGGGATGGAGAAAACAAGGTTATTACCTTTGAGTTTGATGGTAAAGTAGCTACTGTTCAAGCTGGTAGCAATGTCGTTTTTGTAGATGGTACTGAGTATGAAATGGGTGTACCAATTGAAATTAAAAATGGAGTTGCTTTCGTTCCAATCCGCTTAGTTACAAAGCATTTAGGTGCTACAATCTATGTTTACGATGAAACAGGATTAATGGACATCTATAACGAGTACGAATAA
- a CDS encoding YhcN/YlaJ family sporulation lipoprotein, whose amino-acid sequence MNKNLLSVLLVICCFTLLSACSPNSEAQPDGYSSYYNQNELGAYDNYSGYNDGMTSYDSYNMYDEPVPVRPRNSYKGYRDGFIPENEQVNRTDSQEVADRLVELATRIDHVNDATAVVLGRYAVVGIDIDAKLDRSKAGTVKYSVAEALKADPRGAYAIVTADPDTNFRLREMGKEVREGHPVAGIMEELAEIVGRLMPQVPRSVQQPENPDGTPVSPE is encoded by the coding sequence ATGAATAAGAACTTACTATCCGTACTATTAGTTATCTGCTGCTTCACTTTACTTTCGGCCTGTTCTCCTAATTCAGAAGCACAGCCTGATGGCTATTCAAGCTACTATAATCAGAATGAGCTAGGAGCTTACGACAATTATTCAGGCTACAATGATGGTATGACTTCGTATGATAGCTATAATATGTACGATGAGCCTGTCCCTGTTCGTCCTAGAAATAGCTATAAAGGCTATAGGGACGGATTTATCCCAGAGAATGAACAAGTGAATAGAACAGATTCTCAGGAAGTGGCTGATCGCTTAGTTGAGCTAGCTACTCGAATTGATCATGTTAATGACGCTACAGCTGTTGTTCTTGGGCGCTATGCTGTTGTTGGTATTGATATTGATGCCAAGCTAGACCGTTCCAAGGCCGGAACAGTAAAGTATTCCGTTGCTGAAGCGTTAAAAGCGGATCCACGTGGTGCCTATGCCATCGTTACAGCTGATCCAGATACCAACTTCCGTTTAAGGGAAATGGGTAAAGAGGTTCGAGAAGGACATCCTGTCGCTGGCATTATGGAAGAGCTAGCAGAAATAGTTGGGAGGCTAATGCCCCAGGTTCCTAGATCTGTACAGCAGCCAGAGAATCCGGATGGGACTCCTGTCTCTCCCGAGTAG
- a CDS encoding pyridoxamine 5'-phosphate oxidase family protein encodes MAKNTPATELNEDLQGLLQKERFITLATVDHESGAPSVSAISWVYAADAGTIKFAVDHRSRIIENINKNDAVVFNLIGAGSCFSISGKASVESERMEEVPIKLAKVSVSVSEVRDVMFYGAKIVTEPAYDKTYDEEAAAKLDKQVMDALKA; translated from the coding sequence ATGGCTAAAAACACACCAGCAACAGAATTGAATGAAGACTTACAAGGACTACTACAGAAGGAACGTTTTATTACTTTAGCTACTGTAGATCATGAATCTGGAGCACCAAGTGTCAGTGCGATCTCATGGGTATATGCAGCTGATGCTGGAACCATAAAATTTGCGGTGGATCATCGTTCAAGAATCATTGAAAATATCAATAAAAATGATGCGGTGGTATTTAATCTAATCGGAGCAGGATCTTGTTTTTCCATTTCTGGTAAGGCTAGTGTTGAAAGTGAACGTATGGAGGAAGTGCCAATCAAGCTAGCAAAGGTCTCTGTAAGTGTTTCTGAGGTGCGAGATGTGATGTTTTACGGAGCAAAAATTGTAACAGAGCCTGCGTATGACAAAACATACGATGAAGAAGCGGCTGCTAAGCTGGATAAGCAGGTTATGGATGCGCTAAAAGCATAA
- a CDS encoding PhoH family protein has translation MKKVYVLDTNVLLQDPHAIYSFEDNEVVIPAVVLEEIDSKKRYMDEIGRNARYVSRLLDQYRQKGKLHLGVQLEHGGTLRVELNHKSYQKLQDILVEKTNDNRIIAVALNLLDEFQTKGEHVPVILVSKDALVRVKSEVFGLQAEDFLSDQVIQYSKSYTGYMTVNVEKEKIDLFYSQQYLEIASLSFTQHWYPHQFIVLKDKYGSSSSAIGRISLDKQRVLPLKQHNEEHVWGVKARNVQQKMLIDLLLDDQIPLVTITGKAGTGKTLLSLAAGLLKIEDEHKYQRMLVARPVVPLGKDIGYLPGEKEEKLRPWMQPIFDNLQYLFHTKKAGDLERILAGMNKTIEVEALTYIRGRSIPDQFIIIDEAQNLTKHEAKTILTRVGEGSKLILMGDPEQIDHPYLDESNNGLTYVVEQFKEYAISGHVKLEKGERSQLAQLAAKIL, from the coding sequence TTGAAGAAGGTCTACGTATTAGATACGAATGTACTTTTACAAGATCCTCATGCGATTTATTCCTTTGAGGATAATGAAGTTGTGATTCCAGCAGTCGTATTAGAGGAAATTGATTCTAAAAAAAGGTATATGGATGAAATTGGACGTAATGCAAGATATGTATCCCGCTTACTGGATCAATATCGTCAAAAAGGAAAGCTACATCTTGGTGTACAGCTTGAGCACGGAGGCACATTAAGAGTAGAGCTTAACCATAAGTCATATCAAAAGCTACAGGATATTTTAGTTGAAAAAACAAATGATAATCGTATCATCGCCGTAGCTTTAAATTTGCTAGATGAGTTTCAAACTAAAGGGGAGCATGTCCCCGTTATATTAGTAAGTAAAGATGCCCTCGTTCGCGTGAAATCGGAGGTTTTCGGATTACAGGCTGAAGATTTTCTATCCGATCAAGTGATCCAATACTCCAAAAGCTACACAGGCTATATGACTGTTAATGTAGAAAAAGAAAAGATTGATCTTTTCTACTCTCAGCAGTATCTAGAAATTGCCTCTCTCTCCTTCACTCAACACTGGTATCCCCATCAATTTATTGTTTTAAAAGATAAATATGGTAGTTCTTCCTCAGCTATCGGTAGGATTAGTCTTGATAAGCAGAGAGTTTTGCCACTCAAGCAGCATAATGAGGAGCATGTTTGGGGAGTAAAGGCAAGAAATGTACAGCAGAAAATGCTGATTGACCTCTTACTAGATGATCAAATCCCTTTAGTGACAATAACAGGTAAGGCAGGAACAGGTAAAACCCTTCTTTCCTTGGCAGCGGGATTATTAAAAATTGAGGATGAGCATAAGTATCAACGAATGCTTGTGGCTAGACCTGTTGTACCACTAGGAAAGGATATAGGCTATCTTCCTGGTGAAAAAGAAGAAAAGCTTAGACCATGGATGCAGCCTATCTTTGATAATCTTCAATATTTATTTCACACCAAAAAAGCAGGGGATTTAGAGAGAATTCTAGCAGGTATGAATAAAACGATTGAAGTGGAAGCACTAACCTATATCAGAGGAAGGAGCATTCCCGATCAATTTATTATAATAGATGAGGCACAGAATTTAACAAAGCATGAGGCTAAAACAATTCTAACTAGAGTAGGGGAAGGAAGTAAGCTCATTTTAATGGGCGACCCCGAACAGATTGATCATCCTTATTTAGATGAATCAAACAATGGATTAACGTATGTCGTGGAGCAATTTAAAGAATATGCGATAAGTGGGCATGTGAAATTAGAGAAAGGGGAGAGATCACAGCTCGCTCAGCTTGCTGCTAAAATTTTGTAG
- a CDS encoding MBL fold metallo-hydrolase: protein MKLWTQPLGPVQTNGFVISNDDNEGIVIDPGMEPDAMIQEIGSMDIKAILLTHAHFDHIGGLEQVMKHTNAPVYIHSEEQSWLSTPELNGSARWPAVLEPLVINIESTAIEDGQRLEFAGFDIEVLHTPGHSPGSVSFYFAKHDLVIAGDTLFAGSIGRTDLQGGDYDRLINCIQTKLLTLPPGTAVYPGHGPSTTVKAEAQFNPYVGQL, encoded by the coding sequence ATGAAGCTATGGACTCAGCCGCTTGGGCCAGTACAGACTAACGGGTTTGTTATATCTAATGATGATAATGAAGGTATTGTCATTGATCCTGGAATGGAACCAGATGCGATGATTCAGGAGATAGGAAGTATGGATATTAAAGCGATTCTTCTTACCCATGCCCATTTTGATCATATAGGTGGTTTGGAGCAAGTAATGAAGCATACGAACGCTCCAGTTTATATTCATTCAGAAGAGCAAAGCTGGTTAAGTACTCCTGAGCTTAATGGATCAGCGAGATGGCCAGCTGTTTTGGAGCCTCTAGTCATCAATATTGAAAGTACTGCTATTGAGGACGGTCAAAGACTTGAGTTTGCAGGCTTTGATATCGAGGTATTACACACTCCTGGACATTCCCCTGGAAGCGTGTCCTTTTACTTTGCTAAACATGATCTTGTCATAGCAGGCGATACTTTATTTGCAGGTTCAATTGGACGAACAGATCTACAAGGAGGAGATTACGACCGGCTGATTAACTGCATACAAACTAAATTGCTAACTCTTCCTCCGGGCACAGCGGTATATCCTGGACATGGTCCAAGTACTACGGTGAAAGCTGAAGCCCAATTCAATCCATATGTTGGTCAGCTTTAA
- a CDS encoding class I SAM-dependent methyltransferase, whose amino-acid sequence MKGRELEQIIREKIVQSEQGFITFAEYMEQSLYHPELGYYMKPTVKIGKQGDFYTSSSVHSVFAETFVDLSVQVSKASNVPLTFLEVGAGTGLFATQFLQTLQTKHPLVYKDSTYYIFDRSEQHIRQQKEQLDVHGERVRWISIEDEWEGYEGIILTNELFDAFPVHLIKKINGGIKEIAVTWSEKQQQLIEQLIDPKKSVTDYLRDNHLSINEGQVMEIPVAVSQWLHNFSKKIQSALWFVVDYGYTDEEIALPQYREGSLLCYYQHQVDDRPLEQPGHKDITYHIHFDSITREAIKGGWNKQGLFPQHQFLLQAGILQYLANHTGGDPFQHKGIAKNRAIRHLISPESISGSFRVLILSKGKYEQQEKAYDFLKPVTFI is encoded by the coding sequence ATGAAGGGTCGAGAGCTTGAACAAATTATCAGAGAAAAAATCGTACAATCTGAGCAGGGTTTCATTACATTTGCTGAATACATGGAGCAGAGCCTGTATCATCCTGAACTAGGATACTATATGAAACCTACTGTTAAGATAGGGAAACAGGGAGACTTTTACACATCTAGCTCCGTTCATTCTGTTTTTGCTGAAACATTTGTAGATCTAAGTGTACAGGTGAGTAAGGCCTCTAACGTACCTCTCACCTTTTTAGAGGTGGGGGCTGGAACCGGCTTATTTGCTACGCAGTTTCTTCAAACCCTGCAAACGAAACATCCCCTTGTTTACAAGGATAGTACGTATTATATTTTTGATCGAAGTGAGCAGCATATTCGTCAGCAAAAGGAACAGCTAGATGTTCATGGAGAGAGAGTCCGTTGGATTTCTATTGAAGATGAATGGGAGGGCTATGAGGGAATCATCTTAACCAATGAGCTATTTGATGCCTTCCCCGTCCATCTTATCAAGAAGATCAATGGAGGCATTAAAGAAATAGCGGTTACATGGTCAGAAAAGCAACAACAGCTAATTGAACAATTAATTGATCCAAAGAAGTCAGTAACGGATTACCTGCGAGATAACCATCTATCCATAAATGAAGGACAGGTTATGGAAATCCCTGTTGCTGTTTCTCAGTGGTTACACAACTTTTCAAAAAAGATCCAGAGCGCCCTTTGGTTTGTAGTTGATTATGGCTATACGGATGAAGAAATAGCCCTTCCACAGTATAGAGAAGGAAGCTTATTATGTTATTATCAGCATCAAGTGGATGATCGTCCTTTAGAGCAGCCTGGTCATAAAGATATTACATATCATATTCACTTCGACTCTATAACCCGTGAAGCGATAAAAGGGGGGTGGAACAAGCAAGGACTGTTTCCTCAGCATCAATTTTTACTACAGGCAGGAATACTACAGTATCTTGCTAACCACACTGGTGGAGACCCGTTCCAGCATAAAGGGATAGCAAAAAATCGGGCGATTAGACATTTGATTTCCCCTGAAAGTATATCGGGATCATTCAGAGTGTTGATTTTATCCAAAGGCAAGTATGAGCAGCAGGAGAAAGCCTACGATTTTCTTAAACCAGTTACATTTATATAA